Proteins encoded within one genomic window of Paraglaciecola psychrophila 170:
- a CDS encoding M20/M25/M40 family metallo-hydrolase yields MLQKSSLLLLLCSLCSTYVAANQDVEQQIIQHVDTQLDESTALLKQLVNINSGTMNFAGVRRVGMLLKQKYDALGFTTQWLDGNTFGRAGHLIATYESTSHPDAAKILLIGHLDTVFAKDDDFQTITELANERLAGPGITDMKGGDVIMLAALQALQKQGLLQQLNIKVVMTGDEESSGKPLSLSKQAIIDAAIWADIALGFEDGDSNITTAVTSRRGSVNWSLTVKGKPAHSSQIFTDENGDGAIFETARILNEFRVQLQHEKLLSFNPGVIAGGTRVTQQDDKSNFSAFGKTNVIAKDTLVKGGIRAASPEQLERAKVVMQTIVSQNLRHTSAVLEFQSGYPPMAQTSNNNDLLALYSQVSVDLGYGKITAVNPRNAGAADISFAASHVDMSLDGLGLMGSGGHTKDEVADMSSFIKNMRKTAILIYRLSQ; encoded by the coding sequence ATGTTGCAAAAATCCTCACTATTACTTCTTTTATGTAGTTTATGCTCTACATATGTTGCTGCCAATCAGGACGTAGAGCAGCAAATAATCCAACATGTTGATACCCAACTCGACGAGTCAACGGCTTTACTTAAACAGCTGGTCAACATTAATAGCGGCACCATGAATTTCGCCGGAGTTAGAAGAGTAGGTATGCTACTGAAACAAAAGTACGATGCTTTAGGCTTTACTACTCAATGGCTGGATGGCAATACATTCGGCCGAGCCGGACATTTGATTGCGACTTATGAGTCAACCAGTCATCCCGATGCTGCAAAAATTTTGTTGATAGGGCATTTAGATACGGTATTTGCTAAGGATGATGATTTTCAAACAATCACTGAACTTGCTAACGAACGTTTGGCTGGACCGGGAATTACTGACATGAAAGGCGGCGATGTGATCATGTTAGCGGCTTTGCAAGCATTACAAAAGCAAGGTTTGTTGCAACAATTAAACATTAAAGTGGTTATGACGGGTGATGAAGAATCAAGTGGCAAACCGTTATCGCTTTCAAAACAAGCCATCATTGACGCAGCGATTTGGGCTGATATTGCTTTGGGATTTGAAGATGGAGACAGCAACATTACCACTGCAGTAACCTCGCGTCGTGGTTCGGTTAATTGGTCACTGACAGTGAAAGGCAAACCTGCCCATTCTTCACAAATTTTTACGGATGAAAACGGCGACGGTGCGATTTTTGAAACGGCACGTATTCTGAATGAATTTCGTGTTCAGCTTCAGCATGAAAAGTTGCTTTCCTTTAACCCCGGTGTAATAGCCGGTGGAACTAGAGTTACCCAGCAAGACGATAAATCAAATTTTAGCGCATTTGGTAAAACCAATGTCATTGCAAAAGACACACTAGTAAAGGGTGGGATCCGTGCTGCAAGCCCAGAGCAACTGGAACGGGCTAAAGTAGTGATGCAAACTATTGTCTCACAAAACCTGCGGCACACTTCAGCCGTTTTAGAGTTTCAATCCGGTTATCCACCAATGGCACAAACATCTAATAATAATGATTTATTGGCATTATATAGTCAAGTAAGTGTGGATTTGGGTTATGGGAAAATCACTGCGGTAAATCCACGTAACGCCGGAGCGGCCGACATCTCTTTTGCCGCATCTCATGTTGATATGTCACTTGATGGTTTAGGCTTAATGGGCAGTGGTGGCCACACTAAGGATGAAGTAGCGGATATGTCGAGTTTTATAAAAAACATGCGAAAAACGGCCATACTCATTTATCGTTTGTCTCAATGA
- a CDS encoding glycosyltransferase family 2 protein, which produces MSIIRFSVVIPLYNKVDSVFRTLASICEQRFAAAEIIVIDDGSTDGSADKVATLNIPNLTLVKQKNKGVSAARNLGVTLAQHRHIAFIDADDQWTPFYLYEMSKLIQRFPKHQCFASNYQKVIEDGVYRNPKLAIGDISPIGCVMDNYFEVCAKGDLPFMPSSLVISRQLFKQIGGFPVGEAMGEDQALFSQIALQGSLIYSPLVLMLYHTDSENRACDRHIPQDILPFAKRLLAEVAAGQVNRLTAPFVLQYCAAHICHLAKMNIQAGQLTAAKQLLKHPVSKLKPLHRNLFGMWLITQYLFQQLQTWRE; this is translated from the coding sequence ATGAGCATAATTAGATTTTCAGTCGTTATTCCTTTGTACAACAAGGTTGATAGCGTCTTCAGAACGCTTGCTTCTATCTGTGAGCAGCGTTTCGCCGCAGCAGAAATTATAGTGATTGACGATGGTTCAACCGATGGTAGTGCTGACAAGGTGGCCACACTCAATATTCCCAATTTGACCTTAGTGAAGCAAAAAAATAAGGGGGTTTCTGCTGCTCGTAATTTGGGGGTGACATTAGCTCAACATCGACATATCGCATTCATTGATGCAGATGATCAATGGACACCATTTTATTTATATGAAATGAGCAAGTTGATCCAGCGTTTCCCTAAACATCAATGTTTCGCCAGTAATTACCAGAAAGTTATCGAAGATGGCGTTTATCGAAACCCTAAATTAGCTATAGGTGATATATCACCTATAGGCTGTGTTATGGACAATTACTTTGAGGTGTGTGCTAAAGGTGACTTGCCTTTTATGCCTTCAAGTTTAGTGATAAGTCGTCAATTATTTAAGCAGATAGGTGGTTTCCCCGTTGGCGAAGCCATGGGTGAAGATCAAGCGCTTTTTTCTCAAATTGCATTACAGGGTAGCCTTATTTATTCACCGCTAGTCTTAATGCTGTATCACACCGATAGCGAGAATAGGGCCTGTGATAGACATATACCTCAAGACATATTACCTTTTGCCAAGCGATTATTGGCAGAAGTAGCCGCAGGTCAGGTAAATAGGCTTACTGCACCTTTTGTGTTGCAGTATTGTGCGGCGCACATTTGTCATTTAGCCAAAATGAATATTCAAGCAGGTCAATTAACAGCTGCCAAGCAGCTACTTAAACACCCAGTTAGTAAATTGAAACCATTACACCGAAATCTATTTGGTATGTGGTTAATCACCCAATACTTGTTTCAACAATTGCAAACATGGCGCGAATAA
- a CDS encoding glycosyltransferase family 2 protein: MKLNAICIIKNEADIILETLNNALRFCDTVYVFDNGSTDGSWELICEKALSDKRIVIAAHTDEIYRNQFRNRVYNMFHHNFNASDWWYILDADEMLTEDPRPMLVKAMQRDKNQMRVWQAQFYFTDNDLVVYDQEDKSLNVSERRHYYRINWREPRFFRNSPSEKWPENISGKVPPFCQNLYHPSPVCRHYAERTPEQIKMRREIRLSNPYSFLHVKNKSDDDWLKRSEDCFYYQKGEEMVFPLIDRVSYYVNQTRYWLIWRAKNVLCVKTMLLNKVNKSV; encoded by the coding sequence ATGAAACTTAACGCAATTTGTATTATTAAGAACGAAGCCGATATTATTCTCGAAACTTTAAACAATGCCCTTAGATTTTGCGACACTGTTTATGTGTTTGATAACGGTTCAACCGACGGTAGTTGGGAGCTTATTTGCGAGAAAGCGTTAAGTGATAAGCGTATTGTGATTGCTGCTCATACCGATGAAATCTACCGTAATCAGTTTAGAAACCGGGTATATAATATGTTTCATCATAATTTTAACGCATCGGATTGGTGGTATATTTTAGACGCCGATGAAATGCTCACCGAAGATCCGCGACCGATGTTAGTGAAAGCCATGCAGCGCGATAAAAATCAAATGCGCGTATGGCAAGCACAGTTTTATTTTACGGATAATGATTTAGTTGTTTATGATCAAGAAGACAAATCATTAAATGTATCTGAGCGTCGCCATTATTACCGAATTAACTGGCGTGAGCCGCGTTTCTTTAGAAATTCACCCAGCGAAAAGTGGCCAGAAAACATCAGTGGTAAAGTGCCACCTTTCTGCCAAAATTTGTACCATCCATCGCCAGTCTGTCGTCACTATGCAGAGCGTACACCCGAACAAATCAAGATGCGTCGCGAAATTCGCTTAAGTAATCCTTACAGTTTTTTGCATGTTAAAAACAAATCTGACGATGATTGGTTAAAGCGTTCAGAGGATTGTTTTTATTACCAAAAAGGGGAAGAAATGGTATTTCCATTGATTGACAGAGTGAGCTATTACGTCAATCAAACTAGATACTGGTTGATATGGAGGGCTAAAAACGTTTTGTGTGTAAAAACCATGCTATTAAACAAGGTAAACAAAAGTGTGTAG
- a CDS encoding alpha/beta fold hydrolase, whose translation MCLSYEQSNKTVTAYGIVFHYSLDGEISNPVLALVNMASVNLTAWEPVLPTLLESYRILRFDIRGTGKSARGKDHEFTFSQYADDLAAIMDVLQIPKAFVLGVAYGARTAAQFALRHEEKLTALGLFDVALTPPVEQSEQKALAAKARQLLAAAGEPEIVPKKSWRFYENRDAAFNAHTAHQHEPDTSEMLGNIKVPVLVACGRQDMNLPEARRIANAIPSGRFELMEMTGHGSPFYRPELFASMLNNFKHQLML comes from the coding sequence ATGTGTTTGTCGTACGAACAAAGTAATAAAACCGTTACAGCTTACGGTATAGTATTTCACTATTCCCTTGACGGTGAAATCTCAAACCCGGTATTGGCTCTGGTGAATATGGCCAGCGTTAATCTAACCGCTTGGGAGCCTGTATTGCCGACTCTGTTAGAGTCATATCGTATTTTACGTTTTGATATTCGCGGAACCGGCAAAAGTGCTAGGGGTAAAGACCATGAGTTTACTTTCTCTCAGTATGCAGATGATTTAGCCGCTATTATGGATGTTTTACAGATACCCAAAGCGTTTGTTCTGGGTGTGGCTTATGGTGCTAGAACCGCTGCTCAGTTTGCATTGCGTCATGAAGAAAAGTTGACTGCCTTAGGTTTATTTGACGTGGCGTTAACGCCCCCAGTCGAGCAATCAGAGCAAAAGGCTTTGGCAGCAAAAGCCAGACAATTATTAGCCGCAGCAGGCGAGCCTGAGATTGTGCCTAAAAAATCATGGCGATTTTACGAAAATAGAGACGCTGCGTTTAATGCACATACGGCTCATCAACATGAACCCGATACGTCTGAAATGTTGGGCAACATTAAGGTGCCGGTACTTGTAGCATGCGGTCGCCAAGACATGAACCTGCCCGAAGCGCGACGCATCGCTAATGCTATTCCTAGTGGCAGGTTTGAACTGATGGAGATGACAGGACATGGCTCACCTTTTTATCGGCCTGAGCTTTTTGCAAGTATGCTGAATAATTTTAAGCACCAGTTAATGCTATGA
- a CDS encoding TonB-dependent receptor has protein sequence MSNSIDFCWKKHKLLPLVAAISVSLSGVANAKLLTEKIVVTAQKRVQNLQEVGVSVTAFNDEQLKALGWDNSMDVAAQTPGLVATSNTGDTSNIALFSIRGVNQGDFAEGQEAPIAIYNDEVYLSSPGASGAPSFDLARIEVLRGPQGTLYGRNATGGLVHFISNKPTEYFESSIGLTVAEYGQFGVTGFVSGALSDNVQGRLAIYDNKDDGYVSNAIGPDYRSDDTTSVRAMLNVDISDETSLLMIGRMTDIDTRGGVYHNRATKSTADGPVFCQSGDTDCGAGIRYDANGDLEEFQGFFDGDKSALTSGSLFDPRNGQLDDGIGGVHDGAFDFDGGVDRESSSLTAILNTKLSNGIHLTSVTDFTTSDKEYREEDDSSALNLVTYVSTADVDQLSQELRIDGDADKLRWTGGVYFLNIKNKFSGAFQFPSDGYLPKYLADSETDTVSIFGQVDIDLSEDLLLTAGLRWTEDDKELSYQLTGEGAVFADGSDFLYTGDVYDFNRTDSEFSGKLQLDWQANDDQLFYIGYNRGTKGGGFNTPSDGASLASEVGFEPEVLTSYEIGSKTSFADGNGRFNTSVFYYDYDNYQGFFFSGTTSLLINSEASFMGGEAELTYATDNDWDFLFGLSVLDTEVNGASNDGANVIKDQKALLAPEITANVLIRKEWELDGARIAAQLSTNYIGKEYFNLINSEATEAGNYALTNFRLSYFSGETWEASVFVNNVFDKEAVTFGYDISDFGNYSIYVVNPPRWAGVNFKYNWF, from the coding sequence TTGTTGGAAAAAACATAAATTGCTACCACTTGTAGCGGCAATTTCTGTCTCTTTATCGGGCGTTGCGAACGCTAAACTTTTAACAGAAAAAATTGTAGTTACCGCGCAAAAGCGTGTGCAAAACTTGCAGGAAGTGGGTGTATCTGTCACCGCCTTTAACGATGAGCAGCTAAAAGCCCTTGGTTGGGATAACAGCATGGATGTAGCGGCACAAACACCAGGGTTGGTAGCAACCAGTAATACCGGTGACACCTCTAATATTGCACTATTTTCTATTCGCGGTGTGAATCAGGGTGATTTTGCCGAAGGTCAGGAAGCGCCTATCGCGATTTATAACGATGAAGTGTATTTATCTTCTCCCGGAGCTTCGGGGGCTCCATCATTCGATCTTGCACGTATTGAGGTATTACGTGGTCCTCAGGGAACATTGTATGGCCGAAATGCAACAGGGGGTCTAGTACATTTTATCAGTAACAAACCTACCGAATATTTTGAATCTTCAATTGGTTTGACGGTAGCAGAATATGGACAATTCGGTGTGACCGGTTTTGTCAGTGGTGCGCTAAGTGACAATGTTCAGGGTCGTCTGGCAATCTATGACAATAAAGACGATGGTTATGTTTCAAACGCTATCGGGCCGGACTACAGATCAGATGATACAACGTCTGTTCGTGCAATGCTCAATGTGGATATAAGCGATGAAACATCACTGTTAATGATTGGCCGCATGACTGATATCGATACCAGAGGTGGGGTTTATCACAACCGTGCCACCAAATCGACCGCCGATGGTCCTGTGTTTTGTCAATCAGGGGATACCGACTGCGGAGCTGGTATTCGTTATGATGCAAATGGTGATTTAGAAGAATTTCAGGGGTTTTTCGATGGGGATAAAAGCGCGCTAACTTCAGGCAGCCTTTTCGACCCTCGTAACGGTCAGCTTGATGATGGTATTGGCGGAGTGCATGACGGTGCGTTTGATTTTGATGGCGGTGTTGACCGTGAATCGAGTAGTTTAACTGCAATACTCAATACTAAATTAAGTAACGGCATTCACCTCACGAGTGTTACTGATTTTACCACCAGCGATAAAGAGTACCGTGAAGAAGACGATAGCTCAGCGCTTAATCTGGTGACTTATGTTTCTACCGCTGATGTAGATCAACTCTCGCAGGAATTACGGATTGACGGTGATGCTGACAAGCTTCGTTGGACCGGTGGTGTGTATTTTTTGAATATTAAAAATAAATTTAGCGGGGCTTTTCAGTTTCCATCAGATGGTTATCTGCCAAAATATTTGGCTGATTCTGAAACGGATACTGTGTCAATATTCGGGCAGGTAGATATAGACTTAAGCGAAGACTTGTTATTAACAGCCGGTTTGCGTTGGACCGAAGATGATAAAGAATTGTCCTATCAGCTTACCGGAGAAGGTGCTGTCTTTGCTGATGGTTCAGACTTTCTTTATACCGGCGATGTTTATGATTTTAATCGTACCGATTCAGAATTTTCTGGCAAGTTACAGTTAGACTGGCAAGCAAATGATGACCAATTATTTTACATTGGTTATAACCGAGGCACCAAAGGAGGTGGCTTTAATACACCTTCAGATGGTGCAAGCTTAGCCTCTGAAGTGGGTTTCGAACCTGAAGTACTGACATCTTATGAGATTGGTTCTAAAACAAGTTTTGCTGATGGTAATGGACGTTTTAATACCAGCGTGTTTTATTATGACTATGACAATTATCAGGGTTTCTTCTTTTCGGGCACAACCAGTTTATTGATCAATTCTGAAGCCTCTTTTATGGGTGGTGAAGCTGAATTAACTTACGCCACTGATAACGATTGGGATTTTTTGTTTGGTCTAAGTGTGCTTGATACCGAAGTTAATGGCGCATCAAATGACGGAGCAAATGTCATTAAAGATCAGAAGGCTCTGCTGGCACCTGAGATAACCGCAAACGTTCTTATTCGTAAAGAATGGGAACTAGACGGCGCAAGGATCGCTGCCCAGCTATCAACTAATTATATAGGTAAAGAGTACTTTAACCTGATAAATTCCGAGGCTACTGAAGCCGGTAATTATGCACTGACAAATTTCAGGCTGAGCTATTTCTCTGGCGAAACTTGGGAAGCCAGTGTATTTGTTAATAATGTGTTTGATAAAGAAGCCGTGACATTTGGTTATGATATCAGTGACTTTGGTAACTACTCTATCTACGTAGTTAATCCACCGCGCTGGGCTGGTGTCAACTTCAAATACAACTGGTTTTAA
- a CDS encoding DUF2986 domain-containing protein: MNRRKKGNQILRARVKKANAKLNPSNKPKYISKADRETETTESTQEKNLVSEE; this comes from the coding sequence ATGAACCGTCGTAAAAAAGGTAATCAGATTTTAAGAGCGCGAGTCAAAAAGGCAAATGCCAAATTGAACCCCAGTAATAAGCCTAAATACATTAGCAAAGCTGATAGGGAGACCGAAACCACCGAGTCTACTCAAGAAAAAAACCTCGTTTCAGAAGAATGA